A single genomic interval of Oceanithermus profundus DSM 14977 harbors:
- the pyk gene encoding pyruvate kinase produces MLSKRTKIVATIGPASRDPEVLARMIQAGLNVVRLNFSHGRPEDHRETVEMVRAAAEHAARPVAILQDLQGPKIRVGRFAEGKAVLKAGQPFVLTTADVTGDEHRVSVSYKGLVGDVEPGQVLLLDDGRLRLRVDRVDHAAGEIHTVVEVGGVLSDQKGINIPGADLSIPAMTDKDIEDLALGAELGVDWVAVSFVRSRDDLLLARHYMNRLGHEAKLMAKIEKPGAVQRFDEILAEADGVMVARGDLGVEMPPEEVPIVQKRLIRRTRAAGKPVVTATQMLESMIHSPSPTRAEASDVANAIFDGSDAVMLSAETAVGEYPVEAVAMMARVARAVEGSPEYQNAQRILRPEPEHNTQDAIALAATEVAESLPAKVIVVFTASGSSLWRVARYRPGVPILALTPNARVRQQLVLASGVYTATAPDPTSTDEMVAEAVDFVKSAKLADVGDRIVITAGVPFGVRGSTNMVWVEQVK; encoded by the coding sequence ATGCTTTCTAAGCGCACCAAGATCGTCGCCACCATCGGGCCCGCCTCGCGCGACCCCGAGGTGCTCGCCCGCATGATCCAGGCGGGGCTCAACGTGGTGCGGCTCAACTTCAGCCACGGCCGCCCCGAGGACCACCGCGAGACCGTCGAGATGGTGCGCGCCGCCGCGGAGCACGCCGCCCGCCCCGTCGCCATCCTGCAGGACCTGCAGGGGCCCAAGATCCGCGTCGGCCGTTTCGCCGAGGGGAAGGCGGTGCTGAAGGCGGGCCAGCCCTTCGTGCTCACCACCGCCGACGTCACCGGCGACGAGCACCGGGTCTCGGTGAGCTACAAGGGGCTGGTGGGCGACGTCGAGCCCGGCCAGGTGCTGCTGCTCGACGACGGGCGGCTGCGCCTGCGGGTGGACCGGGTCGACCACGCGGCGGGCGAGATCCACACCGTCGTCGAGGTGGGGGGCGTGCTCTCGGACCAGAAGGGGATCAACATCCCCGGGGCCGACCTCTCGATCCCGGCGATGACCGACAAGGACATCGAGGACCTGGCGCTGGGGGCCGAGCTGGGGGTGGACTGGGTCGCGGTCAGCTTCGTGCGCAGCCGCGACGACCTGCTGCTCGCCCGCCACTACATGAACCGCCTGGGCCACGAGGCCAAGCTGATGGCCAAGATCGAGAAACCGGGGGCGGTGCAGCGCTTCGACGAGATCCTGGCCGAGGCCGACGGCGTCATGGTCGCCCGCGGCGACCTCGGGGTGGAGATGCCCCCCGAGGAGGTGCCCATCGTGCAGAAGCGGCTGATCCGGCGCACCCGCGCCGCCGGCAAGCCGGTGGTCACGGCCACGCAGATGCTCGAGTCCATGATTCACAGCCCCAGCCCCACGCGCGCCGAGGCCTCGGACGTGGCCAACGCCATCTTCGACGGCTCCGACGCGGTGATGCTCTCGGCCGAGACCGCGGTGGGGGAGTACCCGGTCGAGGCCGTGGCCATGATGGCGCGGGTGGCCCGCGCCGTCGAGGGTTCCCCGGAGTACCAGAACGCCCAGCGGATCCTGCGGCCCGAGCCCGAACACAACACCCAGGACGCGATCGCGCTCGCGGCCACCGAGGTCGCCGAGTCGCTGCCGGCCAAGGTGATCGTCGTCTTCACGGCGTCGGGCTCCTCGCTGTGGCGGGTGGCCCGCTACCGCCCCGGGGTGCCCATCCTGGCGCTCACCCCCAACGCCCGGGTGCGCCAGCAGCTGGTGCTGGCCTCGGGGGTCTACACGGCCACCGCCCCCGACCCGACGAGCACCGACGAGATGGTCGCCGAGGCCGTCGACTTCGTCAAGAGCGCGAAGCTGGCCGACGTGGGCGACCGCATCGTCATCACCGCGGGGGTGCCCTTCGGCGTCCGCGGTTCGACGAACATGGTCTGGGTGGAACAGGTGAAGTAA
- the eno gene encoding phosphopyruvate hydratase, with translation MTTIVEVSAREVLDSRGNPTVEAEVTLEGGQIGHAMVPSGASTGEHEAVELRDGGPRFGGKGVLQAVANVNERIAPEIIGMNALDQEGIDRAMLDLDGTPNKANLGANAILAVSLAVSRAAAEAVELPLFAYLGGVQGVTLPVPLMNVINGGKHADNRVDFQEFMLVPAGAPSFREALRYGVETFHALKGVLKKRGYGTNVGDEGGFAPNLQSNEEAVEVLLEAIQAAGYEPGKEISIALDPAASEFYKDGKYHLEAEGKVLGSDEMVEYWAEWVERYPIVSLEDGLDENDWAGWRRLTERLGDRIQLVGDDLFVTNPDFLVRGIREGVANAILVKLNQIGTLSETLETVRLAQRHRYRTVISHRSGETEDSYIADLAVAVNAGQIKTGSASRSDRLAKYNQLLRIEEALGAAARFLGYDAF, from the coding sequence ATGACCACAATCGTCGAAGTAAGCGCACGCGAAGTCCTGGACTCCCGCGGCAACCCCACCGTCGAGGCCGAGGTGACGCTGGAGGGCGGGCAGATCGGGCACGCGATGGTGCCCTCGGGCGCCTCGACCGGTGAGCACGAGGCCGTGGAGTTACGCGACGGCGGTCCCCGCTTCGGGGGCAAGGGCGTGCTCCAGGCGGTGGCCAACGTCAACGAGCGGATCGCCCCCGAAATCATCGGGATGAACGCCCTCGACCAGGAGGGGATCGACCGGGCGATGCTCGACCTCGACGGCACCCCCAACAAGGCGAACCTGGGGGCCAACGCCATCCTGGCGGTCTCCCTGGCGGTTTCGCGCGCCGCGGCCGAGGCGGTCGAGCTGCCGCTCTTCGCCTACCTGGGCGGGGTGCAGGGGGTCACCCTGCCGGTGCCGCTGATGAACGTGATCAACGGCGGCAAGCACGCCGACAACCGCGTGGACTTCCAGGAGTTCATGCTGGTGCCCGCGGGGGCCCCCAGCTTTCGCGAGGCGCTGCGCTACGGCGTCGAGACCTTCCACGCCCTAAAGGGGGTGCTGAAGAAGCGCGGCTACGGCACCAACGTTGGCGACGAAGGAGGGTTCGCGCCCAACCTGCAGAGCAACGAAGAGGCCGTCGAGGTGCTGCTCGAGGCCATTCAGGCCGCCGGCTACGAGCCGGGCAAGGAGATCTCGATCGCCCTCGACCCGGCCGCGAGCGAGTTCTACAAAGACGGCAAGTACCACCTCGAGGCCGAGGGCAAGGTGCTCGGCAGCGACGAGATGGTCGAGTACTGGGCCGAGTGGGTGGAGCGCTACCCCATCGTTTCGCTCGAAGACGGCCTCGACGAGAACGACTGGGCGGGCTGGCGGCGGCTCACCGAGCGCCTGGGGGATCGGATCCAGCTCGTGGGGGACGACCTCTTCGTCACCAACCCCGACTTCCTGGTGCGCGGCATCCGCGAGGGGGTGGCGAACGCCATCCTGGTCAAGCTCAACCAGATCGGGACGCTCTCGGAGACGCTCGAGACCGTGCGGCTGGCGCAGCGCCACCGCTACCGCACCGTGATCTCGCACCGCTCGGGCGAGACCGAGGACAGCTACATCGCCGACCTGGCGGTGGCGGTGAACGCCGGCCAGATCAAGACGGGTTCGGCCTCGCGCTCCGACCGCCTGGCCAAGTACAACCAGCTCCTGCGCATCGAGGAGGCGCTGGGCGCGGCCGCCCGCTTCCTGGGGTACGATGCTTTCTAA
- a CDS encoding VWA domain-containing protein, whose product MRVRYARVREAAGPPPAAALALAAEALLRLGDRPEPEGLADEERLQQALERVAREAGEADPRTAAAATLELLRDRGWIERAGGGEPRLQAHPELLRLAALRALRALLPHARPAAGAWPRPGVRGPHEPHGPERPWRWGEPLQLDAAATLKAGLLRGGLTLADLRVREGEGGRRSAVALLLDCSHSMVLYGVDRFGPAKRLALALHHWLGREGDRLRVVCFHDVAVPVPPERLPFLRAHPSHTNTAAALEAAREWLRRQGDVRRRAVLVTDGRPTAVLRPDGRVYKNAWGRDPEIERTTRAAAARLRRAGAELDVYMLDDEPQALARVRELARTARGRAFQVDPEQLGRRVLTDLMRAAR is encoded by the coding sequence GTGCGGGTGCGTTACGCCCGGGTCCGCGAGGCCGCGGGGCCGCCGCCGGCCGCGGCGCTGGCCCTGGCCGCTGAAGCGCTGCTGCGCCTGGGCGACCGGCCCGAGCCCGAGGGGCTCGCCGACGAGGAGCGCCTGCAGCAGGCGCTGGAACGCGTCGCCCGCGAGGCGGGGGAGGCCGATCCCCGGACCGCCGCGGCGGCGACGCTGGAGCTCCTGCGCGACCGGGGGTGGATCGAGCGGGCGGGCGGCGGGGAGCCGCGGCTCCAGGCCCACCCCGAGCTGCTGCGGCTGGCGGCGCTGCGGGCGCTGCGGGCGCTGCTGCCGCACGCGCGCCCCGCCGCCGGCGCCTGGCCCCGCCCCGGGGTGCGCGGGCCCCACGAGCCCCACGGCCCGGAGCGGCCCTGGCGCTGGGGGGAGCCGCTGCAGCTCGACGCCGCGGCGACCCTGAAGGCGGGGCTGCTGCGGGGCGGGCTGACGCTGGCGGACCTGCGGGTGCGCGAGGGCGAGGGCGGCCGGCGCTCCGCCGTGGCGCTGCTGCTCGACTGCTCCCACTCGATGGTGCTGTACGGGGTCGACCGCTTCGGCCCCGCCAAGCGGCTCGCGCTGGCGCTGCACCACTGGTTGGGGCGCGAGGGCGACCGCCTCCGGGTCGTCTGCTTCCACGACGTCGCCGTCCCGGTTCCGCCCGAGCGCCTACCCTTTCTGCGCGCCCATCCCTCGCACACCAACACCGCCGCAGCGCTCGAGGCCGCCCGGGAGTGGCTGCGCCGCCAGGGCGACGTGCGCCGGCGGGCGGTGCTGGTGACCGACGGCCGCCCCACCGCGGTGCTGCGCCCCGACGGCCGGGTCTACAAGAACGCTTGGGGGCGCGACCCCGAAATCGAGCGCACCACCCGCGCGGCGGCCGCCCGCCTGCGCCGGGCGGGCGCGGAGCTCGACGTCTACATGCTCGACGACGAGCCCCAGGCGCTGGCCCGGGTGCGCGAGTTGGCCCGCACCGCCCGGGGACGGGCGTTCCAGGTCGATCCCGAACAGCTCGGGCGCCGGGTCCTCACCGATCTGATGCGGGCCGCGCGGTAG
- the dnaA gene encoding chromosomal replication initiator protein DnaA, translating into MTHESIWENVLDYVRENVTSVEFDTWFARVKPLGLTGGALELGVPTSFAGDWIQKHYGHLIQEALLRLGAQSPEFRLKVVPGEVVQDKILEEDARAPAAAPRTRLNPKYTFESFVVGPGNSMAHAAAMAVAEAPGKAYNPLFIYGGVGLGKTHLMHAVGHYARQRFPEIRVEYVSTETFTNDLISAIRSDRMNQFRERYRSVDMLLVDDVQFIAGKERTQEEFFHTFNTLYEDGKQILLTSDRPPREILTLESRLRSRFEWGLITDIQPPDLETRIAILKMNAERRGVQLSEEVLEYVARQVASNIRELEGALMRLIAYASLSGVTITPKVAQNALADLFHTAGEAVTMDEILAAVAEHYGVTPADLKSKGRSKEVVRPRQVAMYLIRQLTGASLPEIGQFFGGRDHTTVLYATQKIGKLLAEDAELRRTVEAFESRWAGRG; encoded by the coding sequence TTGACCCACGAAAGCATCTGGGAAAACGTCCTGGACTACGTACGCGAGAACGTCACGAGCGTCGAATTCGACACCTGGTTCGCCCGTGTGAAGCCGCTGGGGCTGACGGGCGGGGCGCTCGAGCTGGGCGTGCCCACCAGCTTCGCCGGCGACTGGATCCAGAAGCACTACGGCCACCTGATCCAGGAGGCGCTCCTGCGGCTGGGGGCCCAGTCGCCCGAGTTCCGCCTCAAGGTCGTACCGGGCGAGGTCGTTCAGGACAAGATTCTCGAGGAGGACGCGCGCGCCCCGGCCGCCGCCCCCCGCACCCGCCTCAACCCCAAGTACACCTTCGAGAGCTTCGTCGTCGGCCCCGGCAACTCGATGGCGCACGCCGCCGCCATGGCCGTGGCCGAGGCCCCGGGCAAGGCCTACAACCCGCTCTTCATCTACGGGGGGGTGGGGCTGGGCAAGACCCACCTGATGCACGCCGTGGGCCACTACGCGCGCCAGCGCTTCCCCGAGATCCGCGTCGAGTACGTCTCTACCGAGACCTTCACCAACGACCTGATCAGCGCCATCCGCTCCGACCGCATGAACCAGTTCCGCGAGCGCTACCGCTCGGTGGACATGCTCCTCGTCGACGACGTGCAGTTCATCGCCGGCAAGGAGCGGACCCAGGAGGAGTTCTTCCACACCTTCAACACCCTCTACGAAGACGGCAAGCAGATCCTGCTCACCTCCGACCGGCCCCCGCGCGAGATCCTCACGCTCGAGTCGCGCCTGCGCAGCCGCTTCGAGTGGGGGCTGATCACCGACATCCAGCCCCCCGACCTGGAGACCCGGATCGCCATCCTCAAGATGAACGCCGAGCGCCGCGGGGTCCAGCTCAGCGAGGAGGTGCTCGAGTACGTGGCGCGCCAGGTGGCCTCGAACATCCGCGAGCTGGAGGGGGCGCTGATGCGCCTGATCGCCTACGCCTCGCTCTCCGGGGTGACGATCACGCCCAAAGTGGCCCAGAACGCGCTGGCCGACCTCTTCCACACCGCCGGCGAGGCGGTGACGATGGACGAGATCCTCGCCGCCGTGGCCGAACACTACGGCGTCACCCCCGCCGACCTCAAGTCCAAGGGGCGCAGCAAGGAGGTGGTGCGCCCGCGCCAGGTGGCCATGTACCTGATCCGCCAGCTCACCGGGGCCTCGCTGCCCGAGATCGGCCAGTTCTTCGGCGGCCGCGACCACACCACCGTCCTCTACGCCACCCAGAAGATCGGCAAGCTGCTCGCCGAAGACGCCGAGCTGCGCCGCACCGTCGAGGCGTTCGAAAGCAGGTGGGCCGGCCGTGGATAA
- a CDS encoding PhzF family phenazine biosynthesis protein translates to MSRLFGVDAFTDRPFAGNPAAVCVLEAPADPAWMQALAREMNLSETAFLWPEGDAWRLRWFTPKVEVDLCGHATLASAHVLWRHLERPEPRLAFETRSGRLYATRAGARIGLDFPAPEAVAAPLPEAIAAALGRVRPVWSGRAEDDWIVVLESAAAVRALAPDPGLLARAPARGVVVTARDESGAYDVVSRFFAPAVGVPEDPVTGSAHARMARYWAAALGRDRLRAYQASARGGTLELELRGDRVLLWGRAVTVWSGRVEAGPG, encoded by the coding sequence GTGAGCCGCCTCTTCGGCGTCGACGCCTTCACGGACCGCCCCTTCGCGGGCAACCCCGCGGCCGTCTGCGTGCTGGAGGCGCCCGCGGACCCGGCCTGGATGCAGGCCCTGGCCCGGGAGATGAACCTCTCGGAGACGGCCTTCCTCTGGCCCGAAGGGGACGCCTGGCGGCTGCGCTGGTTCACCCCCAAGGTCGAGGTGGACCTCTGCGGCCACGCCACCCTGGCGAGCGCACACGTGCTCTGGCGCCACCTCGAGCGCCCGGAGCCGCGCCTCGCCTTCGAGACCCGGAGCGGCCGGCTCTACGCGACGCGCGCAGGGGCGCGGATCGGCCTCGACTTCCCCGCGCCCGAGGCCGTGGCCGCACCCCTGCCCGAGGCGATCGCGGCGGCGCTGGGCAGGGTGCGCCCGGTCTGGAGCGGCCGCGCCGAGGACGACTGGATCGTGGTGCTCGAAAGCGCGGCCGCGGTGCGCGCGCTCGCGCCCGACCCGGGCCTGCTGGCGCGGGCCCCGGCCCGCGGCGTGGTCGTGACGGCCCGGGACGAAAGCGGCGCTTACGACGTCGTCTCGCGCTTCTTCGCCCCGGCGGTGGGCGTACCCGAAGACCCCGTCACCGGGTCGGCCCACGCGCGCATGGCCCGCTACTGGGCCGCGGCGCTGGGCAGGGACCGCCTGCGCGCCTACCAGGCGTCGGCGCGCGGCGGGACGCTCGAGCTGGAGCTGCGCGGGGACCGCGTGCTGCTGTGGGGGCGGGCCGTGACCGTCTGGTCGGGGCGGGTGGAGGCCGGTCCGGGCTAG
- the dnaN gene encoding DNA polymerase III subunit beta yields MQVRLPKRTFAEALGMLERIIPGRASNPALTHLRFEVAEGGLRLQGSNGELDLELVVPAEVEGEAVRLVPGQLIGQVVRNLPGELVELGLEEGQLTIESGSFATRLTTADPAEFPPLAFEAETVARLPARELGRALARVRYAASGEDYRAIFRGVQLELHPTRLRSVASDGFRLALYDLELALDAERKFVVPARSVDEIVRVLERTEGEVALGLLGGHLTLAAEGFRMAAALMEGEFPDYERVIPPEFALEAEIDATALKDSLKRVKVLADRNNHRVDLVFEDGRLEVVAEGDYGRGVERLEVDARGEAQMVLAYNAEYLEGALGPIAGKARLRFSGAASPSVIQDAEDGGYLAVVVPLRV; encoded by the coding sequence ATGCAGGTTCGCTTGCCCAAACGCACCTTTGCCGAAGCGCTCGGCATGCTCGAGCGCATCATCCCAGGCCGCGCCAGCAACCCCGCGCTCACCCACCTGCGCTTCGAGGTCGCGGAGGGGGGGCTGCGGCTCCAGGGCTCGAACGGGGAGCTTGACCTGGAGCTCGTGGTCCCCGCCGAGGTCGAAGGCGAGGCGGTGCGCCTGGTTCCCGGCCAGCTGATCGGCCAGGTGGTGCGCAACCTCCCCGGCGAGCTCGTGGAGCTGGGGCTCGAGGAGGGGCAGCTCACGATCGAGAGCGGCTCCTTCGCCACCCGCCTCACCACGGCCGACCCCGCCGAGTTCCCCCCGCTGGCCTTCGAGGCCGAGACCGTGGCCCGCCTGCCGGCGCGCGAGCTGGGGCGGGCGCTGGCGCGGGTGCGCTACGCCGCCAGCGGCGAGGACTACCGCGCCATCTTCCGCGGGGTGCAGCTCGAGCTGCACCCGACGCGGCTGCGCAGCGTCGCCTCCGACGGCTTCCGGCTCGCCCTCTACGACCTGGAGCTCGCCCTCGACGCCGAGCGCAAGTTCGTCGTGCCGGCGCGCAGCGTCGACGAGATCGTGCGTGTCCTCGAGCGCACCGAGGGCGAGGTCGCCCTGGGGCTGCTCGGCGGCCACCTCACCCTCGCCGCCGAGGGGTTCCGCATGGCCGCGGCGCTGATGGAGGGCGAGTTCCCCGACTACGAGCGGGTGATCCCCCCCGAGTTCGCCCTGGAGGCCGAGATCGACGCCACCGCCCTCAAGGACAGCCTCAAGCGCGTCAAGGTGCTGGCCGACCGCAACAACCACCGGGTCGACCTGGTCTTCGAAGACGGGCGGCTCGAGGTGGTGGCCGAGGGCGACTACGGCCGCGGCGTCGAGCGGCTCGAGGTGGACGCCCGCGGCGAGGCGCAGATGGTGCTCGCCTACAACGCCGAGTACCTGGAAGGGGCGCTCGGCCCGATCGCCGGCAAAGCGCGCCTGCGCTTCTCGGGGGCGGCCAGCCCCAGCGTGATCCAGGACGCCGAGGACGGCGGCTACCTGGCCGTCGTGGTCCCCCTGCGGGTTTAA
- a CDS encoding transcriptional activator, tena family, with protein sequence MKHLLALRDAHWDEWERLLGHPFLHRLRGGEVSERSVYAWMEQNYRFVEGLLELQARLVPRAPRAHRLVLAHGLVGIVEDLDWMAIQPINPGAPAHPARERYLAFLRLLDQEPYPVSVVALWTINRVFHDAWSSAAPSGGPFVDLVEHWTAPEFHAYLHDLAEVAEEAWLAAGEAERQRVHALVGEILRLEWGSWDMAQAFAGHYG encoded by the coding sequence ATGAAGCACCTGCTGGCTCTACGGGACGCGCACTGGGACGAATGGGAGCGCCTGCTGGGGCATCCCTTCCTGCACCGCCTGCGCGGCGGCGAGGTGTCCGAGCGCAGCGTCTACGCCTGGATGGAGCAGAACTACCGCTTCGTCGAGGGGCTGCTGGAGCTGCAGGCGCGCCTGGTGCCCCGGGCCCCCCGCGCCCACCGGCTGGTGCTCGCCCACGGCCTGGTGGGGATCGTCGAGGACCTCGACTGGATGGCCATCCAACCCATCAACCCGGGCGCCCCCGCCCACCCCGCCCGCGAACGCTACCTGGCCTTCCTGCGGCTGTTGGACCAGGAGCCCTACCCGGTCAGCGTCGTCGCGTTGTGGACGATCAACCGCGTCTTCCACGACGCCTGGAGCAGCGCCGCGCCCAGCGGCGGCCCCTTCGTCGACCTGGTGGAGCACTGGACGGCCCCGGAGTTCCATGCCTACCTGCACGACCTCGCCGAGGTGGCCGAGGAGGCGTGGCTGGCCGCCGGCGAAGCGGAGCGTCAACGGGTGCACGCCCTCGTGGGCGAGATCCTGCGCCTCGAGTGGGGCAGCTGGGACATGGCCCAGGCCTTCGCCGGCCACTACGGCTAG